A single genomic interval of Adhaeribacter pallidiroseus harbors:
- a CDS encoding DUF4268 domain-containing protein, whose amino-acid sequence MYTREQASQLRQAFWTVFGQYMLPVLSAEGLKANWLNYNTGFKHLYFRMKADKQMASIGIEITHPDIEIQEFFMEQFLALKNLLHETVAEEWIWQPHVPDENSKIISRIYQEITPVNVFNREDWPTLISFFKPRIIALDAFWSDAQYAFEDLR is encoded by the coding sequence ATGTACACCCGCGAACAAGCCTCTCAGCTAAGGCAAGCTTTCTGGACCGTCTTTGGACAATACATGCTGCCCGTGCTTTCTGCAGAAGGATTAAAAGCCAACTGGCTCAACTACAATACCGGGTTTAAGCATTTGTATTTCCGGATGAAAGCCGATAAACAAATGGCCTCCATCGGGATAGAGATTACGCATCCTGATATAGAAATTCAAGAGTTTTTTATGGAGCAGTTTTTAGCTTTAAAAAACTTATTACACGAAACCGTAGCGGAAGAATGGATTTGGCAACCGCATGTTCCGGACGAGAACAGCAAAATTATTTCGCGCATTTACCAGGAAATAACTCCGGTTAATGTTTTTAACCGCGAAGATTGGCCCACGTTGATTTCCTTTTTTAAACCCCGCATCATCGCCCTAGATGCTTTTTGGAGCGATGCCCAATATGCCTTCGAGGATTTGCGGTAA
- a CDS encoding DUF4406 domain-containing protein — protein sequence MKTDEPLLILVAGPYRSGTQDDPAKIAANVHHMTTVALELYQRGHLPVLGEWFALPLVEAAGSKQTGDAVFNAIFHPVAIRLIDKCDAVLRIGSASQGADEMVSMGQAKGKRIFYNQKDIPEVEEF from the coding sequence ATGAAAACCGATGAACCTTTGCTAATTTTAGTGGCAGGGCCGTACCGCTCCGGCACCCAAGACGATCCTGCCAAAATTGCGGCTAACGTGCACCACATGACTACTGTAGCCCTGGAACTCTATCAACGCGGCCATTTACCGGTGTTGGGGGAGTGGTTTGCTTTGCCTTTAGTGGAAGCCGCTGGTTCTAAACAAACCGGCGATGCGGTATTTAATGCTATTTTTCACCCGGTAGCCATCCGGTTAATCGATAAATGCGATGCCGTTCTCCGGATTGGCAGTGCCTCTCAGGGGGCCGACGAAATGGTAAGCATGGGGCAGGCCAAGGGTAAACGTATATTTTACAACCAGAAAGATATACCCGAAGTGGAGGAGTTCTAG
- the nudK gene encoding GDP-mannose pyrophosphatase NudK translates to MNSNVKIRQTEVLSDNWYTLRKVTYDYLTKEGTWQTQSREAYDRGNGATILLYNQEQKTVILTRQFRLPTFVNGNPTGMLIEACAGLLDKDNAEDCIKRETEEETGYQVSDVRKIFEAYMSPGSVTEILYFFVAEYAKDMKVNEGGGVAHEQENIEVLELPLDEALHMIKTGEIKDAKTIMLLQYAKLENLLA, encoded by the coding sequence ATGAACAGCAACGTAAAAATCCGGCAGACCGAGGTTTTGTCGGATAATTGGTACACCCTGCGCAAAGTAACTTACGATTATTTAACCAAAGAAGGAACCTGGCAAACCCAAAGCCGCGAAGCTTACGACCGGGGCAATGGTGCCACTATTTTATTGTACAACCAAGAGCAAAAAACGGTAATTCTTACCCGGCAATTTCGCTTACCCACCTTTGTAAACGGCAACCCCACGGGCATGCTCATCGAAGCTTGTGCCGGTTTGTTAGATAAAGACAATGCCGAAGACTGCATTAAGCGCGAAACCGAAGAAGAAACCGGTTACCAAGTATCGGATGTACGAAAGATTTTTGAAGCCTACATGTCGCCGGGCTCCGTTACCGAGATTTTATATTTTTTTGTAGCAGAATACGCCAAAGACATGAAAGTAAACGAAGGGGGCGGAGTAGCCCACGAGCAGGAAAATATTGAAGTGCTGGAGTTGCCATTGGATGAGGCTTTGCACATGATTAAAACCGGCGAAATAAAAGATGCGAAAACCATTATGTTGCTGCAATACGCTAAACTCGAGAACCTGCTGGCATGA
- a CDS encoding CZB domain-containing protein, which translates to MEFLNHQLKLAVTKHFLFKSKVKSFVYGVDTPLEPILDHRQCNFGIWIKDFGFPLYGHIPAMQELGKVHEEIHDYATYLVNLKKANKDEEAITGLVGLEERADHIIRLLQVIQAKLTA; encoded by the coding sequence ATGGAGTTTCTGAATCACCAGCTTAAACTTGCCGTTACGAAACATTTTTTGTTTAAATCAAAGGTAAAGTCTTTTGTTTACGGCGTGGATACTCCCCTGGAACCTATTCTGGATCACCGACAATGCAACTTTGGAATTTGGATCAAAGATTTTGGCTTTCCTCTGTATGGGCACATTCCGGCTATGCAGGAACTGGGCAAAGTGCACGAAGAAATTCATGATTACGCTACTTACCTGGTTAATTTAAAAAAAGCCAATAAAGACGAAGAGGCCATTACCGGCCTAGTGGGTTTAGAAGAAAGGGCCGATCATATCATTCGTCTACTCCAAGTCATTCAGGCTAAATTAACAGCTTAA
- a CDS encoding GNAT family N-acetyltransferase: MLFHQVCKLFAALTPYELYDVLRLRSEVFVVEQDCVFLDMDNKDQECYHLLLYQNNQLAACARLLAPGLYYDHMSIGRIVTSPAARGSGLGKELVAAAIAACYDLYGPGPIKIGAQLYAKAFYEKFNFVQTGEVYDEDGIDHIHMIKA, encoded by the coding sequence ATGTTGTTTCATCAAGTTTGTAAACTCTTTGCCGCTCTTACTCCTTACGAATTATACGATGTGTTGCGCTTGCGCAGCGAAGTTTTTGTGGTAGAGCAGGATTGCGTTTTTCTGGATATGGATAATAAAGACCAGGAATGTTACCATTTGTTGCTTTATCAGAACAACCAGTTAGCGGCTTGCGCCCGTCTGCTCGCGCCCGGTTTATACTACGACCACATGTCCATCGGGAGGATTGTAACGAGCCCTGCCGCCAGAGGCTCTGGCTTAGGTAAAGAGTTAGTGGCCGCCGCCATTGCAGCTTGTTACGATTTATATGGCCCCGGCCCAATAAAAATTGGTGCCCAGCTCTACGCCAAAGCTTTTTACGAAAAGTTTAATTTTGTACAAACCGGAGAGGTGTACGATGAAGATGGCATTGATCATATTCATATGATTAAAGCCTGA
- a CDS encoding DUF3820 family protein — MLEPTQPNSEILLDLVRLKMPFGKYKGTTLCDLPISYLEWLYKEGFPTGKLGIQLNTLYEIKLNGLTYLLEPIKKQLKQG; from the coding sequence ATGCTGGAACCTACCCAACCCAATTCCGAGATATTACTGGATTTAGTGCGTCTGAAAATGCCCTTTGGCAAGTACAAAGGCACTACCCTTTGCGATTTACCCATATCTTACCTGGAGTGGTTATATAAAGAAGGTTTTCCAACGGGCAAACTAGGCATTCAATTAAATACTTTGTATGAGATAAAACTAAACGGATTAACCTATTTGCTGGAACCTATTAAAAAGCAGCTGAAGCAAGGCTAA
- a CDS encoding type II toxin-antitoxin system RelE/ParE family toxin, translating to MNILLTKRAERSYKAIREYIQQEWGDKVAEAFEQKIVDFLALLKSFPEMGSIAVADKKIYGFQVTKQTQVLYRIKGDHIIILTFFDVRQDPTKKFK from the coding sequence ATGAATATCCTTTTAACTAAACGAGCAGAAAGAAGTTATAAAGCAATAAGAGAATATATACAACAAGAATGGGGTGACAAAGTAGCGGAAGCTTTTGAACAGAAGATAGTTGACTTTTTAGCGTTACTAAAAAGCTTTCCTGAAATGGGGTCTATAGCTGTAGCAGATAAGAAAATATACGGTTTTCAGGTTACCAAACAAACCCAGGTACTTTATAGAATAAAAGGAGATCATATTATAATTCTGACTTTTTTTGATGTTAGGCAAGATCCAACCAAGAAGTTTAAATAA
- a CDS encoding alpha-2-macroglobulin family protein, with protein sequence MFFSCRPSSNELQLESKNFTEQIEPAQNLVFVFNKDLATPAQLQKWDTAAYIQFTPTVKGRFKWNTPNELVFSPLQPFAPSTDFQAEFTEKLLQHSSEKYPLPKAQSIRFHTPYLDLEEARAFWTQNETNPAELEARLDLNFNYPVVRALLKNRIRVYNGTVELPAEVIPGKTGEAVAVRLKKNAALRDDALPVRVSIAPGLATAGSRYRTKATIEKEVILPSRQNLQISEVTTGVENGEEHIYVATTLPVQTDNISTLIKLEPRVTFTVEEMEGGFMLKGNMPQENTYELTISKNLTGLAGTKMGQDYTHTVSFAAVRPGIGFVNARSVYLSSQGARNIALNINKVPRIKVSIGKIYENNILRALQDGKLYEGEYDEEAEEYHESYAYPVNETNGNVIFEREYDTKNLRKQGNAFLLNLDLNDLDFDSEFKGLYVLTVTSTEQKWLRDSKIIAVSDIGLIAKQGKNDVMVFVNSIREAKELSGVEIRFISTNNQVIYKGTTDQDGVVRFADIDKQAPDFRVGLITARLGADFTYLPYSQTQVNTSRFEVGGKRLNDIPYDAFIYGDRDLYRPGDVIHLNTVVRTPDWKTVAGLPIKLKLLLPNGKEYKSAKAKLNQQGAAETSFTLPAAAVTGSYTVEVYSGNDVLLNSQKIGVEEFISDRLKVTATLNKLSFSAGESVITKLTALNLFGPPAANRNYEVQLSLKKKLFEAKKFSEYLFDIVTSGAVDIQNSVRQGQTNAQGEGQESFTLADYQDVGLLDGSVYATVFDETGRPVNRLAKFEVSTQPVFYGIRDFDEYVSTRQPMRIPLLAVNKTGQPVAAPARVQLVRFTYESVIERSPDEAYNYKSQRKETVVSSRVINIPIGGAPFTFTPVASGDYEIRVLRPGASNYVAQGFYAYGFGDTESTSFEVNNEGEVDITLDKPEYEVGEEAKILFKSPFAGKILVTVERDKVFSYHYLKTDKKAASLTLPIKDTFLPTLYITATALRPVKDNSLPLTVARGFKPVTITQKSTKLEVAITAPETSRSQRTQQIKVNTAPNAEVTLAVVDEGILQLKDYQTPNPYNFFYQKRALEVNAYDLYPFLFPEFTGKRSSFGGDGYDLEKRINPLTSKRVKLVAQWSGHLKTNSNGEATVKVNIPQFSGALRVMAVAYKDNAFGSSEKTVRVADPVVISTALPRFMSPKDTILVPVTLSNTTTRSATASSDLDVTGSLRVVGTTSQPANLAGNSEARVMYKVVAANTIGQAAITVNVKALGESFRNRTDITVRPAASLTKITGSGSLNNTATADIKATHDFLPTSVASRLVISKSPLTQFTDDITYLLQYPYGCLEQTVSTAFPLLYYSDLARALNQDRQTRTFNPNYLVQEAITKIEAMQQYDGGFTYWPGQTDTHWWTSTYATHFLLEAKKAGYPVNATVLSKVLVYLQRKVKGRAMEEYRFYDAKRQVQSKFIAAHEITYSLYVLSVAGKTDWATMNYYKAKPDLLALDEKYVLASTYALSGNRESFNQLLPPAFTGQTSVRALDGSFYSAMRDRALSLNSLLEADPDNPQVGILARHLSGELRSNRWFNTQERAFALLALGKLSRRGQGNATAKVYQNGKLIASFTGRPLTITNKLNQGNLSIRGSGQGTLYYFWDVEGISQSGSYKEEDSFLQVRKTFLDRNGNKITGNLFRQNDLVVVRLALQTQDGRSIPNVAITDLLPAGFEIENPRLSSERELTWARDLSVPDHIDIRDDRINIYTTATAKPKYFYYQVRAVSPGTFQMGPVGADAMYNAEYHSYSGGRVVRVR encoded by the coding sequence TTGTTTTTTAGTTGCCGCCCCAGTAGCAATGAACTGCAACTGGAAAGTAAAAATTTTACCGAGCAAATTGAACCGGCGCAAAACCTGGTTTTTGTTTTTAATAAAGACTTGGCTACTCCCGCGCAGTTGCAAAAATGGGATACTGCGGCTTATATCCAGTTTACGCCAACCGTGAAAGGCCGCTTTAAATGGAACACCCCCAACGAACTGGTATTTTCGCCGTTGCAGCCTTTTGCCCCCAGCACCGATTTTCAGGCGGAGTTTACGGAGAAATTGTTGCAGCATAGTTCCGAAAAGTACCCCTTGCCTAAGGCACAAAGCATCCGGTTTCACACGCCCTATTTAGATTTAGAGGAAGCCCGGGCTTTCTGGACCCAAAACGAAACTAATCCCGCCGAGTTGGAAGCCCGTCTGGATTTAAATTTTAATTATCCGGTAGTTCGCGCTTTATTAAAAAACCGGATACGCGTGTATAATGGTACCGTAGAGTTACCGGCCGAAGTAATACCGGGCAAAACCGGCGAGGCCGTAGCCGTGCGGCTAAAGAAAAATGCGGCTCTGCGCGACGATGCCCTGCCGGTACGCGTGAGTATTGCTCCTGGTTTAGCCACAGCCGGCAGTCGTTACCGAACCAAAGCCACCATCGAAAAAGAAGTGATTCTGCCCAGCCGACAAAACTTACAGATTTCCGAAGTAACCACCGGTGTAGAAAACGGGGAAGAACACATCTACGTGGCCACCACCTTGCCGGTACAAACCGATAACATCAGCACCTTGATTAAGCTGGAACCACGGGTAACATTTACCGTGGAAGAAATGGAAGGTGGTTTTATGCTGAAAGGCAATATGCCTCAGGAAAATACCTACGAACTAACCATTTCTAAAAACCTGACCGGCCTGGCGGGTACCAAAATGGGTCAGGATTACACCCATACGGTATCGTTTGCGGCGGTGCGGCCCGGCATTGGGTTTGTAAACGCCCGCAGCGTGTACCTGAGTAGCCAGGGAGCCCGCAACATTGCTCTTAACATCAACAAAGTGCCCCGCATTAAAGTAAGTATCGGTAAAATTTACGAAAACAATATTTTACGGGCTTTGCAGGACGGTAAATTGTACGAAGGCGAGTACGACGAAGAAGCCGAAGAATACCACGAAAGCTACGCTTATCCGGTAAACGAAACTAACGGCAACGTTATTTTTGAACGCGAATACGACACCAAAAACCTCCGGAAACAAGGCAACGCCTTCTTGCTAAACTTAGACCTCAACGACTTGGATTTCGACAGCGAATTTAAAGGCTTGTACGTGCTCACCGTAACCAGCACCGAGCAAAAGTGGCTGCGCGACTCCAAAATTATAGCGGTGTCGGATATTGGTTTAATCGCCAAACAAGGCAAAAACGACGTAATGGTTTTCGTAAACTCTATCCGCGAAGCCAAGGAATTATCGGGCGTGGAAATCCGGTTTATCAGTACCAACAACCAGGTTATTTACAAAGGCACTACCGACCAGGATGGAGTCGTTCGGTTTGCCGACATCGATAAACAAGCGCCGGATTTTAGAGTAGGTTTAATTACCGCCCGCCTGGGTGCCGATTTTACGTATTTGCCTTACAGCCAGACCCAGGTAAATACTTCCCGTTTTGAGGTAGGTGGCAAGCGGCTCAACGATATCCCTTACGATGCTTTTATTTACGGCGACCGCGATTTGTACCGGCCCGGCGACGTGATCCATTTGAACACCGTGGTACGTACCCCTGACTGGAAAACAGTAGCCGGCTTGCCAATAAAATTAAAATTATTACTGCCCAACGGCAAAGAATACAAAAGTGCCAAAGCCAAACTCAACCAACAAGGCGCCGCCGAAACCAGTTTTACCTTACCCGCCGCGGCCGTAACGGGCTCGTATACCGTAGAAGTATATTCCGGTAACGATGTTTTGCTGAATTCTCAGAAAATTGGCGTCGAAGAATTTATTTCGGACCGTTTAAAAGTAACCGCCACTTTGAACAAACTTAGTTTTAGCGCCGGCGAAAGTGTCATCACCAAGCTTACGGCTCTAAACTTATTCGGGCCACCCGCGGCTAATCGTAATTACGAAGTACAGCTTAGTTTAAAGAAAAAGTTATTCGAAGCTAAAAAGTTTTCCGAGTATCTTTTTGATATTGTTACTTCCGGAGCAGTGGATATTCAGAACAGCGTCCGGCAAGGGCAAACCAATGCGCAGGGCGAAGGACAGGAAAGTTTTACGCTGGCCGATTACCAGGATGTAGGTTTACTCGATGGCTCGGTGTATGCCACGGTTTTCGATGAAACGGGCCGCCCGGTAAACCGGCTGGCTAAATTTGAGGTAAGCACCCAACCCGTGTTTTACGGTATCCGCGATTTTGATGAATACGTGAGTACCCGGCAGCCTATGCGCATTCCGCTCCTGGCTGTAAATAAAACCGGTCAACCCGTAGCTGCTCCAGCCAGGGTGCAACTGGTGCGTTTTACGTACGAATCGGTTATTGAACGTTCCCCGGATGAAGCTTATAACTACAAATCACAACGCAAAGAAACGGTGGTGAGCAGCCGTGTAATTAATATACCCATAGGCGGGGCCCCGTTTACTTTTACGCCCGTAGCTTCCGGCGATTACGAAATCCGGGTGTTGCGGCCTGGAGCCAGTAATTACGTGGCCCAGGGTTTTTACGCCTACGGTTTTGGCGATACCGAGAGTACCTCGTTTGAAGTAAACAACGAAGGCGAAGTAGATATTACGCTGGATAAACCGGAGTACGAAGTAGGCGAAGAAGCCAAAATCTTGTTTAAATCGCCGTTTGCCGGTAAAATTCTGGTAACCGTGGAGCGCGACAAAGTATTTAGTTACCATTACCTTAAAACCGATAAAAAAGCAGCCTCCCTCACCCTCCCGATTAAAGATACATTTTTGCCAACCTTGTACATTACGGCTACGGCCTTGCGCCCGGTAAAAGATAACAGTTTGCCGCTCACGGTGGCCCGCGGGTTTAAACCTGTAACCATTACGCAAAAAAGCACCAAGCTGGAGGTGGCCATTACGGCTCCCGAAACTTCCCGCTCGCAGCGCACCCAGCAAATTAAAGTAAATACCGCTCCTAATGCCGAAGTAACTTTGGCGGTGGTGGATGAAGGCATCTTGCAATTAAAAGATTACCAAACGCCCAACCCTTACAACTTCTTTTACCAGAAGCGGGCTTTAGAAGTAAATGCCTACGATTTGTATCCATTCTTATTTCCCGAATTTACCGGTAAGCGTTCCAGCTTTGGCGGCGATGGCTACGATTTAGAAAAACGCATTAATCCGCTTACATCCAAACGGGTAAAATTAGTAGCGCAGTGGAGCGGCCATTTAAAAACCAATTCGAATGGCGAAGCTACGGTAAAAGTAAATATTCCGCAGTTTTCGGGAGCGTTGCGGGTAATGGCCGTAGCCTACAAGGACAATGCTTTTGGTTCTTCGGAAAAAACCGTGCGGGTAGCCGACCCGGTAGTTATTAGTACAGCCTTGCCGCGGTTTATGAGCCCCAAAGATACCATTCTGGTACCCGTTACGCTCAGCAATACCACAACCAGAAGTGCCACCGCCAGCAGCGACTTAGATGTAACCGGGTCCTTACGGGTAGTGGGCACCACCAGCCAACCAGCCAACCTGGCGGGTAACAGCGAAGCCCGGGTAATGTACAAAGTAGTGGCTGCTAATACCATCGGGCAGGCGGCAATAACGGTAAACGTAAAAGCTTTAGGTGAATCATTCCGGAACCGTACCGATATTACCGTGCGGCCGGCCGCTTCACTCACCAAAATTACCGGCTCCGGTTCCTTAAACAATACGGCTACCGCCGATATTAAAGCCACGCACGATTTTCTGCCAACTTCGGTGGCCTCGCGCCTGGTTATAAGTAAATCGCCTTTAACCCAATTTACCGACGATATTACTTATTTGCTGCAATACCCGTACGGCTGCCTGGAGCAAACAGTATCTACGGCGTTCCCGCTATTGTATTACTCTGATTTGGCCCGCGCTTTGAACCAGGATCGTCAGACCCGTACGTTTAACCCGAATTACCTGGTGCAGGAAGCTATTACCAAAATAGAAGCCATGCAGCAGTACGACGGCGGTTTTACCTATTGGCCTGGCCAAACCGATACCCATTGGTGGACGAGTACCTACGCGACCCACTTTCTGCTCGAGGCGAAAAAAGCAGGTTATCCCGTAAACGCTACCGTACTCAGTAAAGTACTGGTTTATCTGCAACGCAAAGTAAAAGGCCGGGCCATGGAAGAATACCGCTTTTACGATGCCAAACGTCAGGTGCAGAGCAAATTTATTGCGGCCCACGAAATTACGTACTCGCTGTACGTGCTCAGCGTGGCAGGCAAAACCGATTGGGCCACCATGAACTACTACAAAGCTAAGCCCGATCTATTAGCCCTGGATGAAAAATACGTTTTGGCCAGCACCTATGCGCTAAGCGGTAACCGCGAAAGTTTTAATCAATTGTTACCACCTGCCTTTACGGGCCAAACTTCTGTAAGGGCTTTGGATGGCAGTTTTTACTCCGCTATGCGCGACCGGGCGCTTTCCCTGAATAGTTTGCTCGAAGCCGATCCGGATAATCCGCAGGTGGGTATTCTGGCCCGGCACTTATCGGGGGAGTTGCGCTCGAACCGGTGGTTTAACACCCAGGAACGGGCCTTTGCCTTACTGGCTTTAGGGAAGCTTTCTCGCCGCGGGCAAGGCAATGCTACCGCCAAAGTATACCAAAATGGCAAACTAATCGCTTCGTTTACTGGCAGGCCGCTTACGATCACCAATAAACTAAATCAGGGTAATCTCTCGATCCGGGGGAGTGGACAAGGTACGCTCTATTATTTCTGGGATGTAGAAGGCATCAGCCAGAGTGGCAGTTATAAAGAAGAAGATAGTTTCCTGCAGGTTCGAAAAACCTTCCTGGACCGCAACGGCAACAAAATTACGGGTAATCTATTCCGGCAAAACGATTTGGTGGTCGTGCGCTTGGCGCTGCAAACCCAGGATGGCCGCAGCATCCCAAACGTAGCCATTACTGATTTGCTGCCGGCCGGCTTCGAGATCGAAAATCCCCGCTTATCCTCCGAACGCGAACTTACCTGGGCCCGGGACCTCTCCGTACCCGACCACATCGACATTCGCGATGACCGCATCAACATTTACACCACAGCTACTGCTAAACCCAAGTACTTTTATTACCAGGTCCGCGCCGTATCACCCGGCACTTTCCAGATGGGACCCGTGGGCGCCGATGCCATGTATAACGCTGAGTATCATTCGTATAGCGGTGGGAGAGTCGTGCGGGTAAGGTGA